In Acaryochloris marina S15, a single genomic region encodes these proteins:
- a CDS encoding DUF3119 family protein has translation MAVSQVSNTQSTVVLTPRYWVPIGVAIAGTILTFLTPWAGVPIILLGCFLGFQAATVKVQFTATAFELYRGEKQLRQFPFAEWQDWLILVPPIPILFFFKEVKSIHFMPMLFDARALLTCLEERCPRS, from the coding sequence ATGGCTGTTTCTCAGGTTTCTAATACACAATCGACGGTCGTTTTGACGCCCCGCTATTGGGTGCCGATCGGAGTTGCGATCGCAGGTACAATCCTAACCTTCCTCACCCCCTGGGCTGGTGTTCCTATCATCCTATTAGGTTGTTTTCTGGGTTTTCAGGCCGCCACTGTGAAAGTCCAATTTACAGCCACAGCTTTTGAGCTGTACCGAGGCGAAAAACAGCTGCGCCAGTTTCCCTTTGCCGAGTGGCAAGACTGGCTGATTTTGGTTCCCCCCATTCCTATCTTGTTCTTTTTTAAAGAGGTCAAGAGTATTCACTTCATGCCTATGCTCTTTGATGCCCGAGCGCTATTGACCTGTCTAGAAGAGCGATGCCCCAGATCTTAA
- a CDS encoding Npun_F0494 family protein, producing MHYPRSTINRAVRAVACSPFTIHLLMMMRSQSVSLQEMCDRSGVTAGYTQTALSERQAEDTLLWLIQVGLLRREVDGQGLTDSFRLTPLGRQLIDQWQHQGKDIPKPSLSDRFQNLCQRWVRIPV from the coding sequence ATGCATTATCCCCGTTCTACGATTAACCGTGCTGTCCGGGCTGTGGCTTGCAGTCCCTTTACGATTCATTTATTGATGATGATGCGATCGCAAAGTGTATCTCTTCAGGAAATGTGCGATCGCAGTGGCGTTACCGCAGGCTATACCCAAACTGCCCTATCTGAACGGCAAGCCGAAGATACCTTACTGTGGCTGATCCAGGTGGGCCTTCTGCGCCGAGAAGTGGATGGCCAGGGCCTTACCGATAGTTTTCGCCTCACCCCCTTGGGCCGTCAGCTGATTGATCAATGGCAGCATCAGGGCAAAGACATTCCTAAACCTTCCCTCTCAGACCGATTCCAAAACCTTTGTCAGCGCTGGGTCAGGATTCCCGTTTAA
- a CDS encoding argininosuccinate synthase: MGRAKKVVLAYSGGVDTSVCIPYLKHEWGVEEVITLAADLGQGDELEPIRQKALDAGAAQSLIADATQSFIADYAFPGIQANALYENRYPLSTALARPLIAKLLVEAAEAHGADAVAHGCTGKGNDQVRFDVSITALNPDIKVLAPAREWGMSREETIAYGEKYGVQSPVKKSSPYSIDRNLLGRSVEAGPLEDPWVEPLEEVYDLTKAIVDTPDQPEYIDIDFAQGIPTQLNGQALSPVALVEQLNQVVGNHGVGRIDMVENRLVGIKSREIYEAPALLVLIQAHRELESLALTADVTQYKRGIEETYSQLVYNGLWYSPLKDALDAFIQQTQKQVTGTVRVKLFKGSAMVVGRQSPHSLYTPDLATYGSQDTFDHKAAEGFIYVWGLPTRVWSQQQRSGS, encoded by the coding sequence ATGGGGCGCGCCAAAAAAGTTGTATTGGCTTATTCAGGGGGGGTTGATACCTCCGTGTGTATTCCGTATCTCAAGCATGAGTGGGGCGTTGAAGAAGTCATCACCCTTGCTGCTGATTTAGGCCAAGGGGATGAACTAGAACCCATTCGCCAGAAAGCATTAGATGCTGGTGCTGCTCAATCGTTGATTGCTGATGCCACCCAAAGCTTTATTGCCGACTATGCCTTTCCCGGCATTCAGGCTAATGCTCTCTACGAAAATCGATATCCTCTATCGACTGCACTAGCCCGACCCTTAATTGCCAAACTGCTGGTGGAAGCTGCTGAGGCCCACGGAGCCGATGCTGTTGCCCATGGCTGTACGGGCAAAGGCAATGATCAGGTGCGGTTTGATGTGTCTATTACTGCTCTTAATCCCGACATCAAAGTTTTAGCTCCTGCCCGCGAATGGGGCATGAGTCGGGAAGAAACCATTGCCTACGGGGAAAAGTATGGGGTGCAGTCCCCCGTCAAGAAATCCTCTCCCTACAGCATTGATCGCAACTTATTGGGGCGAAGCGTGGAAGCAGGCCCCTTGGAAGATCCCTGGGTGGAGCCTTTGGAAGAGGTTTATGATCTAACCAAGGCGATTGTTGATACCCCCGATCAGCCTGAGTATATTGATATTGACTTCGCTCAGGGCATTCCCACCCAGCTCAATGGACAAGCCCTCAGTCCTGTAGCCCTAGTCGAACAGCTTAATCAAGTGGTGGGCAATCATGGGGTAGGCCGCATTGATATGGTGGAAAATCGCTTGGTCGGCATTAAGTCCCGCGAAATTTATGAAGCCCCCGCCTTATTGGTGTTGATCCAGGCTCACCGAGAATTAGAGAGCCTTGCCCTGACGGCAGATGTGACCCAGTACAAGCGAGGGATTGAAGAAACCTATAGCCAACTGGTCTATAACGGCCTCTGGTATAGTCCCCTCAAAGATGCCCTGGATGCCTTTATTCAGCAAACTCAAAAACAGGTTACAGGTACGGTACGGGTCAAGCTATTTAAGGGATCTGCAATGGTAGTGGGACGACAATCACCTCACTCTCTATATACACCTGACTTGGCGACCTATGGGTCTCAAGATACCTTTGATCACAAGGCTGCGGAAGGGTTTATCTATGTTTGGGGACTTCCCACACGAGTTTGGTCACAGCAGCAGCGGTCTGGCAGTTAA
- a CDS encoding rod shape-determining protein: MGIDLGTANTLIFLSDQGIVLREPSVVALDHTNRTLLAIGSEAEAMMRRNPASIDVNRPLSDGVIVGFDTARLMLKHFIQQVQKGQTLLYPRVIISSPVGSTSIEKRALSEVAAQAGAREVYLIDEPVAAAIGADLPVEEPIGNMVVDIGGGTTEIAIVSYMGTVVTESLRVAGNKFDDIICRHVKKNHDLLIGERTAETVKMKIGTVYPNPEYDETTLEVSGLRLLSGLPGSVVLQGAEIREALSESLARIISAIKRVLEKIPPELAADLIDRGIVITGGGAKLRGLDALISYETGLVVHVPPDPLSCVALGTGKVLENFKTLERVLQKRL; encoded by the coding sequence ATTGGCATTGATTTGGGCACTGCAAACACCCTCATCTTTCTCAGCGATCAAGGTATTGTACTGCGAGAACCCTCTGTGGTTGCTCTCGATCACACCAATCGAACTTTGCTGGCGATTGGCAGCGAGGCTGAAGCGATGATGCGCCGCAATCCCGCTAGCATTGATGTCAATCGTCCCCTTTCAGATGGGGTGATTGTAGGGTTTGATACGGCTCGGTTGATGCTCAAGCATTTTATTCAACAGGTACAGAAGGGACAAACCTTGCTGTACCCTCGGGTGATTATTAGTAGTCCTGTTGGATCCACCAGTATTGAAAAGCGGGCCTTGTCAGAAGTCGCTGCTCAAGCGGGTGCTCGGGAAGTGTACCTGATTGATGAACCCGTTGCTGCGGCTATCGGTGCCGATTTGCCTGTGGAAGAACCCATTGGCAATATGGTGGTGGATATTGGCGGCGGCACTACGGAAATTGCCATTGTGAGCTACATGGGAACAGTAGTAACGGAATCGCTGCGGGTAGCAGGCAACAAGTTTGACGATATTATTTGTCGCCATGTCAAAAAGAACCATGATCTGTTGATCGGAGAAAGAACGGCTGAAACCGTGAAGATGAAGATTGGCACGGTCTATCCCAATCCTGAATATGATGAGACAACTTTAGAGGTCTCTGGTTTGCGGTTATTGTCGGGGTTACCCGGCAGTGTGGTTTTGCAGGGAGCGGAAATTCGGGAGGCGTTATCGGAGTCTCTGGCCCGCATTATTTCTGCCATTAAACGAGTCCTAGAAAAGATCCCCCCGGAGTTGGCGGCAGACCTGATTGATCGAGGCATTGTGATTACGGGTGGTGGAGCGAAACTGAGAGGACTGGATGCGCTGATCAGCTATGAGACGGGCTTAGTGGTCCATGTTCCGCCTGATCCTCTCAGTTGTGTAGCCTTAGGTACGGGTAAGGTTTTGGAAAATTTCAAAACCTTAGAACGGGTGTTGCAAAAACGTCTCTAA
- a CDS encoding MlaE family lipid ABC transporter permease subunit, whose product MKSLLAWTGFNIWSRRLLAAIFLGGQVIVHLLRGKIHRRNTIEQMAIVGPESLLVALLTASFVGMVFTIQVAGEFIAFGLVQTVGGVLALALTRELAPVLTAVIITGRVCSAFAAEIGTMRVTEQIDALQMLDTDPVDFLVVPRLLACTLMLPILTLISLVAGVTGGMVVASVLYGIPYSVFLDSVHSFLGVWDIWNSMIKAVIFGGIIAIVGSSWGLTTYGGAKGVGQSTTAAVVTALVMVFMTNFFLSWVMFQGSGGTALQNL is encoded by the coding sequence GTGAAATCCTTACTGGCCTGGACGGGATTCAATATTTGGAGCCGTCGCTTGCTCGCAGCCATCTTTTTAGGCGGGCAGGTAATCGTCCACTTACTCAGAGGCAAAATTCATCGCCGCAATACCATTGAGCAGATGGCGATTGTCGGACCGGAGTCTTTGCTGGTTGCCCTATTGACCGCTAGCTTTGTGGGTATGGTGTTTACCATTCAAGTCGCTGGAGAGTTTATTGCCTTTGGCCTAGTGCAAACCGTGGGGGGAGTGTTGGCCCTTGCTCTTACCCGAGAATTGGCCCCGGTGCTGACAGCCGTAATTATTACAGGGCGGGTTTGCTCTGCTTTTGCCGCTGAAATTGGCACGATGCGTGTCACGGAACAAATCGATGCCCTACAAATGCTGGATACTGATCCGGTTGATTTTTTAGTGGTACCTCGGCTCTTGGCCTGTACCTTGATGCTACCGATTTTGACCCTGATTTCTTTAGTGGCGGGGGTGACTGGTGGCATGGTAGTGGCATCTGTTCTCTATGGCATTCCCTATAGTGTCTTCTTAGATTCAGTCCATAGCTTTTTGGGGGTCTGGGATATTTGGAACTCCATGATTAAAGCTGTTATTTTTGGCGGGATTATTGCCATCGTTGGATCTAGTTGGGGGTTAACGACCTATGGGGGAGCAAAAGGGGTGGGACAATCCACCACAGCTGCGGTGGTGACGGCCCTTGTGATGGTGTTTATGACCAACTTTTTCTTGTCTTGGGTGATGTTCCAAGGGTCAGGTGGAACTGCTCTACAAAACTTGTGA
- a CDS encoding DUF6000 family protein, whose amino-acid sequence MDEESKQQLEMHVSGATVVHAGPYSNLEIPVVMSNPDQNFFEMWINPFCLTNINNRFEEFQQSYSTIRSQIDPILISKLLTYFNWRSRKVGSYFAAIENSKRHCQHIGRLLLRSDVCYAGQAHALALARFNTDNSISYLCNYLNHYLQHPELQFDQGAVFGAVVYLDTKNGTNIADKYIDQWDKFSRDNSELKMNCIDGVNRLMGSIRDLSSHPM is encoded by the coding sequence ATGGATGAAGAGTCCAAACAACAACTGGAAATGCATGTTTCTGGGGCGACAGTGGTTCATGCTGGACCTTACTCTAATCTTGAAATTCCGGTTGTAATGTCCAATCCAGATCAAAATTTTTTCGAAATGTGGATTAATCCATTTTGTCTGACCAACATCAATAATAGGTTCGAAGAATTTCAACAGTCCTATTCAACAATACGTAGTCAGATCGATCCTATTCTCATTAGTAAGCTTCTCACATACTTCAATTGGCGTTCGCGCAAAGTAGGCTCATACTTCGCAGCTATTGAAAACTCAAAGAGGCATTGCCAGCATATCGGCAGATTACTCCTACGTTCCGATGTCTGTTACGCAGGTCAGGCCCATGCACTTGCTCTTGCACGATTCAATACAGACAATTCAATTTCATATTTGTGTAACTATCTGAACCATTATCTGCAACATCCAGAACTTCAATTCGATCAAGGTGCGGTTTTTGGAGCTGTTGTCTACTTAGATACCAAAAACGGCACGAACATAGCAGATAAGTACATCGATCAGTGGGACAAATTTTCAAGGGATAACTCAGAATTAAAAATGAATTGTATAGATGGTGTGAATAGACTGATGGGATCTATTAGGGATTTGTCAAGTCATCCTATGTAA
- a CDS encoding cobyric acid synthase → MGAIMVVGTTSHAGKSIMAAVICRMLKRQGYRVTPFKGQNMALNAYVTDAGDEIGHAQAVQAWAAGLEPRVEMNPILLKPQGDMTSQVILNGKAVGRTQAADYYRDYFDRGWQAITAALAILQQEFDWIVCEGAGSPAEINLKHRDLTNMRVAKHLNAPTLLVADIDRGGVFAHIVGTLELLDLDERALIKGFVINKFRGQRSLLESGITWLEDRTGIPVVGVIPWLEHSLPAEDSLDLFERRRTKPNAELTIAVIRLSRISNFTDFDPLEAEPSVRLQFVSPHQPLGQPDAVIVPGSKTTISDLQQLQVSGMADQLLAYSQAGGMVLGICGGLQMLGQTIADPQGTEGQSGEFPGLGLLPLQTTMTGDKITRQRQTQITLPAYCSALGNEARTVQGYEIHQGQTKVLQPEAVQAWFDDPALGVASCNHRTLGTYLHGIFNNGPWRRVWLNQLRAQKHLPPLSLEISDYEVYRDHMLDQVTDAIAPYLNLQPFLEGS, encoded by the coding sequence ATGGGCGCGATCATGGTGGTCGGGACCACCTCCCATGCCGGGAAATCGATCATGGCGGCGGTTATTTGCCGGATGCTCAAGCGCCAAGGCTACCGGGTGACTCCTTTTAAAGGGCAAAATATGGCCCTCAATGCCTATGTCACCGATGCTGGCGATGAAATCGGCCATGCCCAAGCCGTGCAAGCCTGGGCTGCAGGTCTCGAACCTCGGGTAGAAATGAACCCCATTTTGCTCAAGCCCCAGGGAGATATGACCTCCCAGGTGATCCTCAATGGCAAAGCCGTCGGCAGAACCCAAGCCGCCGACTATTATCGTGATTATTTTGATCGGGGTTGGCAGGCTATTACAGCCGCATTGGCTATCCTCCAGCAGGAATTTGATTGGATCGTCTGTGAAGGCGCAGGCAGTCCTGCTGAGATTAATCTCAAGCATCGCGATCTTACGAATATGCGAGTCGCCAAACATCTCAATGCCCCTACGCTATTAGTCGCAGATATTGATCGGGGCGGTGTGTTTGCCCATATCGTCGGTACCTTAGAACTGCTCGACCTCGATGAGCGCGCCCTGATTAAAGGATTTGTGATTAACAAGTTTCGCGGGCAACGATCGCTACTGGAATCCGGCATTACCTGGCTAGAAGACCGGACGGGTATTCCCGTAGTGGGCGTGATTCCCTGGCTAGAGCACTCTTTACCAGCAGAAGACTCCTTAGATCTATTTGAACGACGCCGAACCAAACCCAATGCCGAGCTAACCATTGCGGTGATCCGTCTGTCTCGCATCTCGAATTTCACGGATTTTGATCCGCTAGAAGCCGAGCCATCCGTGCGTTTGCAGTTTGTTAGTCCTCATCAACCCTTAGGCCAACCCGATGCCGTGATTGTGCCAGGGTCTAAGACCACCATTTCAGACCTGCAGCAGCTCCAGGTCTCGGGTATGGCGGATCAACTCCTCGCCTATAGCCAAGCAGGAGGAATGGTCTTAGGCATTTGTGGTGGTCTGCAAATGCTGGGGCAAACGATCGCAGATCCCCAGGGCACTGAAGGTCAATCGGGTGAGTTTCCAGGACTAGGACTGCTCCCTCTCCAGACCACCATGACTGGGGACAAGATTACGCGCCAGCGCCAAACCCAAATTACATTGCCAGCCTACTGTTCTGCTTTAGGCAATGAGGCGAGAACTGTACAGGGCTATGAAATTCATCAAGGTCAAACCAAGGTCTTACAGCCAGAAGCGGTGCAAGCGTGGTTCGACGATCCGGCATTAGGTGTAGCGAGTTGCAACCATCGCACCCTGGGAACCTATTTACACGGGATATTTAACAATGGGCCCTGGCGACGTGTGTGGTTGAATCAGTTGCGAGCCCAGAAACATTTGCCTCCTCTCTCCCTTGAGATTTCAGATTATGAAGTCTATCGAGACCATATGCTGGACCAAGTCACAGATGCCATAGCTCCCTACCTCAATCTTCAACCTTTCCTAGAGGGGTCCTAG
- the plsY gene encoding glycerol-3-phosphate 1-O-acyltransferase PlsY, which translates to MAIWLLCNGVLLIVAYFLGSFPTGYLLGKALQGIDIREYGSKSTGATNVLRTLGKGPGLATLAVDICKGAGAVALIRWAYGNPTFLTQAPEATNLGLWLSLFVIMAGLMAILGHSKSIWLNFSGGKSVATGLGVLLVMSWTVGLAALGIFALVVSLSRIVSLSSISAAVALPVLMFVAKEPLAYVLFGITAGVYVIWRHWANIQRLLAGTEPRLGQKKAVSTDAT; encoded by the coding sequence ATGGCTATCTGGCTACTTTGTAACGGTGTATTGTTAATCGTTGCCTACTTTTTAGGTTCTTTTCCCACGGGCTATTTGCTGGGGAAGGCTCTCCAAGGTATCGATATTCGTGAGTATGGATCGAAATCCACAGGAGCCACGAATGTTTTGAGGACGTTAGGCAAGGGACCAGGCTTAGCCACGTTAGCGGTTGATATCTGCAAAGGAGCGGGAGCTGTGGCACTCATACGCTGGGCCTATGGGAATCCTACGTTTTTGACTCAAGCCCCAGAGGCGACCAATCTTGGCCTCTGGCTGTCACTATTCGTGATTATGGCTGGGCTGATGGCGATTTTGGGCCATAGTAAATCTATCTGGCTGAACTTTTCGGGTGGTAAGTCAGTGGCGACTGGGTTAGGGGTGCTATTGGTGATGAGCTGGACGGTGGGTCTGGCAGCTTTGGGGATTTTTGCTTTGGTGGTATCCCTGTCACGGATTGTATCGCTGAGTTCTATTAGTGCAGCAGTTGCTCTACCGGTCCTGATGTTTGTCGCCAAAGAACCCTTGGCCTATGTGCTTTTTGGTATCACGGCAGGTGTCTATGTGATATGGCGGCATTGGGCAAATATCCAACGCTTATTAGCAGGGACTGAACCCCGTTTAGGTCAGAAAAAAGCAGTGTCTACTGATGCTACATAA
- a CDS encoding DUF11 domain-containing protein, which yields MNKRRQQFRYALWLGLSLLTWTTATPKAIAATLPANSDLQLQTSGPLRCANIGDWYTTNGSSGGGACNGAATTSTDRIHRFVVDITPEMLAALGGSVTVSIEDAESVAGPGFIDEVSGTSDPTRFQLRTADGNTVLQTQTVNPSVDGSGNNTTVNFTISTAGTYQITSETGAGPIFGDNTTALNNDDNSFRIRIPDVPSLPPNSQGLVGQYQGTAQHNESGSLTIPFYFLVGPGTGSLFLRNFDIDGNGTLTYTRPNGSTIPGTNSGNGRWNNSGTLNTGGDTIAGLTLSEAGLWGLRVNNLSRNNQMIVEANTGTGDRLVLFNEPPTRAGDFTITPDTTLSTTIGVAVDHPFTVTNEFLTTDIINLNPVGTNANYTVQLLDASGNTLTDTDGDGQLDTGILNPNQTQSFILRVTPLAGASTTDITEIQAISFMDQRVDPTNNKTLSITKTTTLQPPPKLVLVKRITAINGNRTINPNDNTVLNQFVDDVTTNDNEAGWPSNYLNGAFSGGLVRPGDEIEYTIYFLNAGGRPAFEVTICDRIQPFQTFKPIPFTASGDAEFQLGTSAVIPLTAADDSSDRAQFVAPNAAIPSECNLPGPNGNGTFVLNLTGNTGTGMPNLPNLPNSTGAGAPNNSYGLFRFRTTVDE from the coding sequence ATGAACAAGAGACGACAACAATTTAGATATGCTTTATGGCTGGGACTGTCCCTATTGACTTGGACAACTGCCACTCCAAAAGCTATAGCCGCCACACTTCCCGCTAACAGTGACTTGCAGCTTCAAACGAGTGGCCCGCTGCGCTGTGCAAATATTGGAGATTGGTATACCACGAATGGCAGCAGTGGGGGAGGGGCTTGCAATGGTGCAGCCACCACCAGTACCGATAGAATTCATCGATTTGTCGTCGATATCACGCCCGAAATGCTGGCTGCATTGGGAGGAAGTGTCACAGTCAGCATTGAAGATGCAGAAAGTGTCGCAGGTCCTGGTTTTATAGATGAAGTTTCGGGAACCAGTGACCCAACTCGATTCCAACTCCGGACAGCCGACGGGAATACGGTTTTACAAACTCAAACCGTCAATCCATCCGTGGATGGCAGTGGGAATAATACCACGGTTAATTTTACGATCAGTACTGCTGGTACTTACCAAATCACTAGTGAAACCGGTGCTGGCCCAATCTTTGGCGACAACACCACTGCTCTCAATAACGATGACAATAGCTTTAGAATCAGAATTCCAGATGTCCCTAGCTTACCCCCTAACTCCCAGGGCTTAGTCGGACAATATCAGGGCACCGCTCAACATAATGAGAGTGGAAGCTTGACCATTCCGTTTTACTTTCTAGTAGGACCTGGGACCGGGAGTCTATTTCTCCGCAACTTTGACATTGATGGCAACGGGACGTTGACCTACACCCGTCCCAATGGGTCCACGATTCCTGGCACTAACTCTGGCAACGGCCGCTGGAATAACAGCGGAACGCTCAATACTGGAGGCGATACCATTGCCGGGTTAACCCTTTCTGAAGCTGGATTATGGGGTCTGCGGGTCAATAATTTATCCAGAAACAACCAAATGATTGTGGAGGCAAATACGGGAACGGGGGACCGTTTAGTACTCTTTAACGAACCACCGACTCGGGCGGGTGATTTTACGATTACTCCGGATACGACTCTATCAACAACGATTGGTGTAGCTGTCGATCATCCTTTCACTGTCACCAATGAATTTCTAACCACGGACATTATCAACCTCAACCCCGTTGGCACCAATGCGAACTATACGGTCCAGTTACTAGATGCCAGCGGTAATACCCTAACGGATACAGATGGTGATGGCCAGCTAGATACGGGGATTCTAAACCCTAATCAAACTCAAAGTTTTATCTTGCGGGTTACGCCCCTAGCAGGTGCAAGTACTACTGATATCACAGAGATTCAAGCCATATCTTTTATGGATCAGCGAGTGGATCCGACCAATAACAAAACCTTGTCCATTACCAAGACAACAACCCTCCAGCCTCCTCCAAAGCTGGTTCTCGTCAAACGTATCACGGCGATCAATGGCAACCGGACTATTAATCCCAATGACAATACGGTGTTGAATCAGTTTGTTGATGATGTCACCACTAACGATAACGAGGCTGGCTGGCCCAGTAATTATTTAAATGGTGCTTTCAGTGGCGGCCTGGTAAGACCTGGGGATGAAATTGAATATACGATTTACTTTCTCAATGCTGGGGGGCGGCCTGCGTTTGAGGTAACCATCTGCGATCGCATACAGCCATTCCAAACCTTTAAACCCATTCCATTTACCGCCAGCGGAGATGCAGAATTCCAGCTAGGAACAAGTGCAGTCATACCGTTAACCGCAGCGGATGACAGTAGTGATCGCGCCCAGTTTGTCGCTCCCAATGCAGCGATACCGAGTGAGTGTAACTTGCCAGGCCCCAATGGAAACGGAACGTTTGTCCTCAATTTAACGGGCAATACGGGAACAGGTATGCCCAATCTACCGAATCTCCCCAACTCAACTGGAGCCGGAGCCCCCAATAATTCCTATGGGTTATTCCGCTTTCGCACCACAGTGGATGAGTAG
- a CDS encoding DUF3086 domain-containing protein, giving the protein MTDSSGIANNTPSVEQLQKDAQTLRAEIAELRGTKAKLLEQQLSATQTALERFANDHLKTLEERKQTLQIAVDQLERRQERVQAEMRQSFAGVSQDLAIRIHGFHDYLVTSLQDLVIAAEKLELAPKEAPKPKAPAQAPPAPRPEPAAEQRPPRSAPPRQSRPPQQRSAPPQRSGPQFATQEFADETRQIRQILDQYRTNPNYYGPPWQLRRTFEPIHAERVASWFFTFGGRGALRTLSSRLQNILVASATISILRQLYGNGVRTLILANSPERLGDWRRGLQDCLGIDRSDFGPERGLVLFESPDALAQKADRLVKEQQLPLILIDDAEEEVSLSILQFPLWLAFAPEPQLRKERATFDWFE; this is encoded by the coding sequence GTGACTGATTCTTCCGGTATCGCCAACAACACCCCTTCTGTAGAACAACTTCAAAAAGACGCTCAGACCCTCCGGGCGGAAATCGCTGAACTGCGGGGAACGAAAGCCAAGCTCCTCGAACAGCAGCTCTCAGCGACCCAAACAGCCCTAGAACGATTTGCCAACGACCACCTCAAAACATTAGAAGAGCGGAAGCAAACCCTCCAAATTGCGGTTGATCAGCTAGAGCGTCGCCAAGAACGGGTCCAGGCGGAAATGCGCCAAAGTTTTGCGGGAGTGTCTCAAGATTTAGCGATTCGGATCCACGGCTTTCATGACTATCTCGTGACCAGTTTGCAAGATCTGGTGATCGCAGCCGAAAAACTAGAGCTGGCCCCCAAGGAAGCACCCAAACCAAAAGCACCGGCTCAAGCACCGCCTGCTCCTCGCCCTGAACCAGCAGCAGAACAGCGCCCGCCGCGGTCTGCTCCTCCTCGACAGTCCCGCCCGCCTCAACAGCGGTCTGCTCCTCCTCAACGGTCTGGCCCTCAATTTGCGACTCAGGAATTTGCGGACGAAACGCGGCAGATTCGCCAGATTCTGGATCAATACCGCACCAATCCCAATTACTACGGTCCCCCTTGGCAGTTGCGCCGGACCTTTGAGCCCATTCATGCAGAGCGGGTAGCCAGCTGGTTTTTTACCTTTGGAGGCCGCGGGGCCTTGCGGACCTTAAGTAGCCGTCTGCAAAATATTTTGGTGGCCTCTGCTACGATCTCGATTTTGCGCCAGCTGTATGGCAACGGCGTCCGCACCTTGATTCTGGCGAATTCCCCTGAACGACTAGGAGATTGGCGACGGGGTCTACAGGACTGTTTGGGCATTGATCGGTCTGATTTTGGTCCAGAGCGAGGTTTGGTTTTGTTTGAATCTCCTGATGCCCTGGCTCAAAAAGCGGATCGGCTCGTCAAGGAACAACAGCTACCCTTAATTTTGATTGATGATGCGGAAGAGGAAGTCAGTTTATCGATTCTGCAATTTCCTCTCTGGTTAGCCTTTGCGCCAGAACCGCAGCTTCGCAAAGAACGAGCCACGTTCGATTGGTTTGAATAG